From a single Scomber japonicus isolate fScoJap1 chromosome 12, fScoJap1.pri, whole genome shotgun sequence genomic region:
- the LOC128368698 gene encoding uncharacterized protein LOC128368698, with protein sequence MNLWFSGHFLFAGLYLSSSALTPEECQGLVKPLSLIDHSVIYGRLNFIMGFADNEAHRSVLKVTGSSWMKISPSPDNASSVLMAQENRLNGTCSGITTKVDILGDTLVTDMHNVTSTSQVLQIGSDSFSFFINSTARNLGKLLASMNLDGTFPDEITSRVFYAFSRESTMKDSDLEHFKKQASCLGFTGEPDFHYDPKTEFCAEGKGVRVSLP encoded by the exons ATGAATCTGTGGTTTAGCGGTCATTTCCTGTTTGCAGGGTTGTACCTGAGCAGCTCGGCTCTGACACCTGAAGAGTGCCAAGGTTTGGTCAAGCCTCTGTCCCTGATCGACCACAGCGTG ATATACGGCAGGTTGAACTTCATCATGGGCTTCGCTGATAATGAAGCACATCGCTCCGTCCTGAAAGTGACCGGCAGCTCTTGGATGAAAATCAGTCCGTCACCGGATAATGCCAGCAGTGTTTTAATGGCTCAGGAGAACAGACT AAATGGGACATGCTCTGGCATAACAACCAAAGTAGACATCCTCGGCGACACCCTAGTTACAGACA TGCATAACGTCACCTCGACCTCCCAAGTGCTGCAGATTGGCTCTGACAGTTTCAGCTTCTTCATCAACAGCACGGCCAGAAACCTCGGGAAGCTCCTCGCCTCGATGAACCTCGACGGCACCTTTCCAGATGAGATCACCAGCCGTGTCTTTTATGCATTTT caCGAGAATCAACCATGAAGGACTCGGATCTGGAACATTTCAAGAAGCAGGCGAGCTGCCTCGGCTTCACCGGAGAACCAGACTTCCACTATGACCCCAAGACAG agTTCTGCGCTGAAGGCAAGGGCGTCAGGGTGTCATTACCATGA
- the LOC128368699 gene encoding uncharacterized protein LOC128368699 — protein MNLWFSVHFLFAGLYLSSSAPTPEECQGLVKPLSLIDHSVIYGRLNFIMGFADNEAHRSALKATGSSWMKISPSPDHASSVLMAHENRLNGTCSGITTKVDILGDTLVTDMHNVTSTSQVLQIGSDSFGFIINSTARDLGKLLALMKLDGTFPDLITSRVFYAFSRESTMTDSDLEHFKKQASCLGFTGEPDFHYDPKTEFCAEGEGVRVSLP, from the exons ATGAATCTGTGGTTTAGcgttcatttcctgtttgcagGGTTGTACCTGAGCAGCTCGGCTCCGACACCTGAAGAGTGCCAAGGTTTGGTCAAGCCTCTGTCCCTGATCGACCACAGCGTG ATATATGGCAGGTTGAACTTCATCATGGGCTTCGCTGATAATGAAGCACATCGCTCCGCCCTGAAAGCGACCGGCAGCTCCTGGATGAAAATCAGTCCGTCACCGGATCATGCCAGCAGTGTTTTAATGGCTCATGAGAACAGACT AAATGGGACCTGCTCTGGCATAACAACCAAAGTAGACATCCTAGGCGACACCCTAGTTACAGACA TGCATAACGTCACCTCGACCTCCCAAGTGCTGCAGATTGGCTCTGACAGTTTCGGCTTCATCATCAACAGCACGGCCAGAGACCTCGGGAAGCTCCTCGCCTTGATGAAGCTCGACGGCACCTTTCCAGATCTGATCACCAGCCGTGTCTTTTATGCATTTT cACGAGAATCAACCATGACGGACTCAGATCTGGAACATTTCAAGAAGCAGGCGAGCTGCCTCGGCTTCACCGGAGAACCAGACTTCCACTATGACCCCAAGACAG AGTTCTGCGCTGAAGGCGAAGGCGTCAGGGTGTCATTACCATGA